In a genomic window of Oreochromis aureus strain Israel breed Guangdong linkage group 13, ZZ_aureus, whole genome shotgun sequence:
- the socs5b gene encoding suppressor of cytokine signaling 5b, with the protein MKKVGIMWSNLKSRCQTLFHNNSSGPHESRIEADTVHCVVDIGQGGSSGGAQASGASSPSRSLLPVPVVTAGRRHHNCVSDIPQIVEITIDKDVEDVRGGSGGVPLARRDSYSRHAPWGGKKKHSCSTKTQSSLEADRRSGRLRGSGNRRDRRYGVSSIQETNDSVSVGRSLNGRSLRQRLSDTVGLCLPLPARRCSRSSKNTVTSKRKIHLTELMLETCPFPPGSDLAHKWHLIKQHTAPVSPHSSTALLDAFDPAHPSPEDEEERLRERRRLSIEEGVDPPPNAQIHTLEASVPGSSLYKLGPKMAPGMGEASGEGRVTGAGSSLAAASSGACGQLLGAAASSQDCDSEEDSTTLCLQARRPKQRHASGDGHLSRQQPGPWKVHTQIDYIHCLVPDLLEITALPCYWGVMDRYEAEALLDGRPEGTFLLRDSAQEDYLFSVSFRRYNRSLHARIEQWNHNFSFDAHDPCVFHSSTVTGLLEHYKDPSACMFFEPLLTAPLHRTFPFGLQHLARAAICRWTTYDGIGSLPLPPALQDFLKEYHYKQKVRVRWLEREPPLKVK; encoded by the coding sequence ATGAAGAAAGTGGGCATCATGTGGAGCAATCTGAAGAGCAGATGCCAGACACTCTTCCACAACAACAGTTCAGGACCCCATGAAAGCAGGATTGAGGCAGACACTGTCCACTGTGTGGTGGATATCGGTCAAGGAGGCAGCTCAGGTGGGGCACAGGCATCAGGAGCCTCCAGCCCGTCACGAAGCCTCCTACCAGTGCCAGTGGTAACAGCAGGGCGCCGTCATCATAATTGTGTGTCGGACATACCTCAGATTGTAGAGATAACTATCGACAAGGACGTTGAAGATGTGCGGGGTGGGTCCGGGGGTGTTCCCTTGGCTCGCAGAGACTCCTACTCCCGTCATGCCCCGTGGGGGGGCAAGAAAAAACACTCATGTTCCACCAAAACCCAAAGCTCTTTGGAGGCAGATAGGCGGTCTGGCCGCCTACGAGGTAGTGGGAACCGTAGGGACAGGCGCTATGGGGTCAGCTCTATCCAGGAGACAAATGACTCTGTATCGGTAGGACGCAGTCTGAACGGTCGGTCTCTGCGCCAGCGGCTAAGTGATACAGTTGGGTTGTGCTTACCCCTGCCTGCTCGCAGGTGCTCACGTTCCTCTAAGAACACAGTCACCTCCAAACGTAAGATTCACCTCACAGAGCTCATGTTGGAGACCTGCCCCTTTCCACCAGGCTCAGACCTTGCTCACAAATGGCACTTGATCAAACAGCACACAGCACCAGTCAGCCCGCATTCCTCTACTGCCCTTCTGGATGCTTTTGACCCAGCCCACCCCTCTCCCGAGGATGAGGAAGAACGTCTGCGCGAGCGCCGCAGGCTCAGCATCGAGGAAGGTGTGGACCCACCACCCAATGCACAGATCCACACCCTGGAGGCCTCAGTGCCAGGATCCTCTCTCTACAAACTGGGACCAAAAATGGCTCCTGGCATGGGAGAGGCCTCTGGGGAAGGCCGGGTCACAGGGGCCGGGAGCTCTTTGGCTGCTGCGTCATCAGGAGCCTGTGGGCAGTTGTTGGGGGCTGCAGCGTCATCCCAGGACTGTGACTCTGAGGAGGATTCAACCACCCTTTGTCTGCAGGCCAGGAGGCCCAAGCAGAGGCATGCTTCAGGGGATGGTCACCTTAGCCGACAACAACCCGGTccctggaaggttcatactcaGATAGACTACATCCATTGTCTGGTGCCAGATCTTTTAGAGATTACAGCTCTGCCCTGTTACTGGGGCGTAATGGACCGCTACGAGGCAGAGGCGCTGTTGGATGGAAGGCCTGAGGGCACCTTCCTGCTGCGTGACTCAGCCCAGGAGGACTACCTCTTCTCTGTTAGCTTCCGCCGTTACAATCGCTCCCTGCACGCACGCATCGAGCAGTGGAACCACAACTTCAGCTTTGACGCTCATGATCCTTGCGTGTTCCACTCTTCCACTGTCACAGGACTGCTGGAGCACTATAAAGACCCCAGCGCCTGCATGTTTTTCGAACCTTTGCTTACAGCGCCTCTTCATCGGACTTTCCCCTTTGGCCTGCAGCACCTGGCACGGGCCGCCATCTGCCGCTGGACCACTTACGATGGTATAGGGTCTCTGCCATTGCCTCCTGCCCTGCAGGACTTCCTCAAGGAGTATCACTATAAACAGAAAGTACGAGTTCGCTGGCTAGAGAGGGAACCGCCACTCAAAGTCAAATAG